In Halobacillus amylolyticus, the following proteins share a genomic window:
- a CDS encoding rhodanese-like domain-containing protein, translating into MTNILEISADELQKSLDNNTDVTIIDVREDEEVAQGVIPTAKHIPLGNIPEAVGNLDPDKEYVMVCRSGRRSMNASEYLKGNGFEHVKNLEGGMLAWNGELVF; encoded by the coding sequence ATGACTAACATTCTTGAAATAAGCGCAGATGAGCTGCAAAAATCTTTAGATAATAATACTGATGTTACTATTATAGATGTGCGGGAAGATGAAGAAGTCGCACAGGGAGTCATTCCAACAGCTAAGCATATTCCATTAGGTAATATTCCAGAAGCAGTCGGCAATTTGGATCCCGATAAAGAATATGTCATGGTATGCCGTTCCGGAAGAAGGAGTATGAACGCATCCGAATATTTAAAAGGAAACGGCTTCGAGCATGTGAAAAACCTAGAAGGCGGTATGCTTGCCTGGAACGGTGAGCTCGTATTTTAA
- a CDS encoding rhodanese-like domain-containing protein, translated as MEFILFSTVAIILIIVMKDMWEKKMLTRLGHDPVSIGEYCVIDIRDYISASRSPYPGAENIPLSYLPRELKHHFDCTKNILLITDDKRGAKIAAKMIRKKRNKLVYYIKSA; from the coding sequence ATGGAGTTCATCTTATTTTCAACCGTTGCAATTATTTTGATTATCGTTATGAAGGATATGTGGGAGAAAAAAATGCTGACTCGATTAGGGCATGACCCTGTTTCTATTGGAGAATATTGTGTGATAGATATCCGCGATTATATCTCTGCTTCTCGTTCCCCATACCCAGGAGCTGAGAACATTCCACTTAGCTATTTGCCACGCGAACTTAAGCATCACTTTGATTGCACTAAAAACATTTTGCTTATCACAGACGATAAGCGTGGGGCAAAGATCGCTGCTAAAATGATCCGCAAGAAAAGAAATAAATTGGTTTATTATATAAAGTCAGCCTGA